From the genome of Rhinatrema bivittatum chromosome 18, aRhiBiv1.1, whole genome shotgun sequence, one region includes:
- the LOC115079706 gene encoding uncharacterized protein LOC115079706 — MGRANELLWGNPRGDLCPLLWGNLRSDLCPLLLGKVGSDLCPLLWGNPRGDLCPLLLGKVRSDLCPLLWGNPRSDLCPLLLGKVRSDLCPLLWGNLRSDLCPLLWGNLRSDLCPLLLGKVRSDLCPLLWGNLRVDLCPLLWGNLRVDLCPLLLGNLRVDLCPLLLGNLRVDLCPLLWGNLRSDLCPLLLGKVRSDLCPLLWGNLRSDLCPLLWGNLRSDLCPLLWGKVRSDLCPLLWGNLRSDLCPLLWGNLRSDLCPLLWGKVGSDLCPLLLGKVRSDLCPLLWGNPRSDLCPLLLGKVRSDLCPLLLGKVGSDLCPLLWGKVRSDLCPLLWGNLRSDLCPLLWGKVGSDLCPLLWGKVGSDLCPLLLGKVRSDLCPLLLGKVGSDLCPLLLGKVGSDLCPLLLGKVRSDLCPLLLGKVGSDLCPLLLGKVGSDLCALLWGKVRSDLCPLLWGKVRSDLCPLLLGKVGSDLCALLLGKVGSDLCPLLLGKVGSDLCPLLLGKVRSDLCPLLWGKVRSDLCPLLLGKVGSDLCPLLLGKVGSDLCALLWGKVGSDLCPLLLGKVGSDLCALLWGKVGSDLCPLLWGKVGSDLCPLLLGKVRSDLCPLLWGKVRSDLCPLLWGNLRSDLCPLLLGKVRSDLCPLLWGKVGSDLCPLLLGKVGSDLCPLLLGKVGSDLCPLLLGKVRSDLCPLLWGKVRSDLCPLLLGKVGSDLCALLLGKVGSDLCALLLGKVGSDLCPLLLGKVGSDLCPLLLGKVGSDLCPLLWGKVGSDLCPLLWGNPCSDLCALLWGKVGSDLCALLWGKVGSDLCPLLWGKVGSDLCALLWGKVGSDLCALLWGKVGVSLVLTVLLSSALGRVTDAEEWGKKKGSGDAVISGNPMVACRNQKKYLKC; from the exons ATGGGGCGGGCAAATGAGCTGCTCTGGGGGAACCCGCGCGGTGACCTCTGCCCCCTGCTCTGGGGGAACCTGCGCAGTGACCTGTGCCCCCTGCTCTTGGGGAAGGTGGGCAGTGACCTCTGCCCCCTGCTCTGGGGGAACCCGCGCGGTGACCTCTGCCCCCTGCTCTTGGGGAAGGTGCGCAGTGACCTCTGCCCCCTGCTCTGGGGGAACCCGCGCAGTGACCTGTGCCCCCTGCTCTTGGGGAAGGTGCGCAGTGACCTGTGCCCCCTGCTCTGGGGGAACCTGCGCAGTGACCTGTGCCCCCTGCTCTGGGGGAACCTGCGCAGTGACCTCTGCCCCCTGCTCTTGGGGAAGGTACGCAGTGACCTGTGCCCCCTGCTCTGGGGGAACCTGCGCGTTGACCTGTGCCCCCTGCTCTGGGGGAACCTGCGCGTTGACCTCTGCCCCCTGCTCTTGGGGAACCTGCGCGTTGACCTCTGCCCCCTGCTCTTGGGGAACCTGCGCGTTGACCTCTGCCCCCTGCTCTGGGGGAACCTGCGCAGTGACCTCTGCCCCCTGCTCTTGGGGAAGGTGCGCAGTGACCTGTGCCCCCTGCTCTGGGGGAACCTGCGCAGTGACCTGTGCCCCCTGCTCTGGGGGAACCTGCGCAGTGACCTGTGCCCCCTGCTCTGGGGGAAGGTGCGCAGTGACCTGTGCCCCCTGCTCTGGGGGAACCTGCGCAGTGACCTGTGCCCCCTGCTCTGGGGGAACCTGCGCAGTGACCTGTGCCCCCTGCTCTGGGGGAAGGTGGGCAGTGACCTCTGCCCCCTGCTCTTGGGGAAGGTACGCAGTGACCTCTGCCCCCTGCTCTGGGGGAACCCGCGCAGTGACCTGTGCCCCCTGCTCTTGGGGAAGGTGCGCAGTGACCTGTGCCCCCTGCTCTTGGGGAAGGTGGGCAGTGACCTGTGCCCCCTGCTCTGGGGGAAGGTGCGCAGTGACCTGTGCCCCCTGCTCTGGGGGAACCTGCGCAGTGACCTGTGCCCCCTGCTCTGGGGGAAGGTGGGCAGTGACCTGTGCCCCCTGCTCTGGGGGAAGGTGGGCAGTGACCTGTGCCCCCTGCTCTTGGGGAAGGTGCGCAGTGACCTGTGCCCCCTGCTCTTGGGGAAGGTGGGCAGTGACCTGTGCCCCCTGCTCTTGGGGAAGGTGGGCAGTGACCTGTGCCCCCTGCTCTTGGGGAAGGTGCGCAGTGACCTGTGCCCCCTGCTCTTGGGGAAGGTGGGCAGTGACCTGTGCCCCCTGCTCTTGGGGAAGGTGGGCAGTGACCTGTGCGCCCTGCTCTGGGGGAAGGTGCGCAGTGACCTGTGCCCCCTGCTCTGGGGGAAGGTGCGCAGTGACCTGTGCCCCCTGCTCTTGGGGAAGGTGGGCAGTGACCTGTGCGCCCTGCTCTTGGGGAAGGTGGGCAGTGACCTGTGCCCCCTGCTCTTGGGGAAGGTGGGCAGTGACCTGTGCCCCCTGCTCTTGGGGAAGGTGCGCAGTGACCTGTGCCCCCTGCTCTGGGGGAAGGTGCGCAGTGACCTGTGCCCCCTGCTCTTGGGGAAGGTGGGCAGTGACCTGTGCCCCCTGCTCTTGGGGAAGGTGGGCAGTGACCTGTGCGCCCTGCTCTGGGGGAAGGTGGGCAGTGACCTGTGCCCCCTGCTCTTGGGGAAGGTGGGCAGTGACCTGTGCGCCCTGCTCTGGGGGAAGGTGGGCAGTGACCTGTGCCCCCTGCTCTGGGGGAAGGTGGGCAGTGACCTGTGCCCCCTGCTCTTGGGGAAGGTGCGCAGTGACCTGTGCCCCCTGCTCTGGGGGAAGGTGCGCAGTGACCTGTGCCCCCTGCTCTGGGGGAACCTGCGCAGTGACCTGTGCCCCCTGCTCTTGGGGAAGGTGCGCAGTGACCTGTGCCCCCTGCTCTGGGGGAAGGTGGGCAGTGACCTGTGCCCCCTGCTCTTGGGGAAGGTGGGCAGTGACCTGTGCCCCCTGCTCTTGGGGAAGGTGGGCAGTGACCTGTGCCCCCTGCTCTTGGGGAAGGTGCGCAGTGACCTGTGCCCCCTGCTCTGGGGGAAGGTGCGCAGTGACCTGTGCCCCCTGCTCTTGGGGAAGGTGGGCAGTGACCTGTGCGCCCTGCTCTTGGGGAAGGTGGGCAGTGACCTGTGCGCCCTGCTCTTGGGGAAGGTGGGCAGTGACCTGTGCCCCCTGCTCTTGGGGAAGGTGGGCAGTGACCTGTGCCCCCTGCTCTTGGGGAAGGTGGGCAGTGACCTGTGCCCCCTGCTCTGGGGGAAGGTGGGCAGTGACCTGTGCCCCCTGCTCTGGGGGAACCCGTGCAGTGACCTGTGCGCCCTGCTCTGGGGGAAGGTGGGCAGTGACCTGTGCGCCCTGCTCTGGGGGAAGGTGGGCAGTGACCTGTGCCCCCTGCTCTGGGGGAAGGTGGGCAGTGACCTGTGCGCCCTGCTCTGGGGGAAGGTGGGCAGTGACCTGTGCGCCCTGCTCTGGGGGAAG GTGGGCGTTAGCCTGGTACTCACAGTTCTGCTTTCCTCGGCTCTGGGGCGTGTGACTGATGCGGAGGAATGGGGTAAAAAGAAAGGATCAGGTGACGCCGTTATTAGTGGAAATCCAATGGTTGCCTGTAGGAATCAGAAAAAGTATCTGAAATGCTAA